From Mytilus galloprovincialis chromosome 9, xbMytGall1.hap1.1, whole genome shotgun sequence, the proteins below share one genomic window:
- the LOC143045475 gene encoding manganese-dependent ADP-ribose/CDP-alcohol diphosphatase-like — protein sequence MLVTWTDTCQSLFAFNRSNFIFKMQTNSPAMKTLLRFGLVADLQYANIDNAYNWNKTKKRYYRSAIDLLGKAMKDWKQNDAKFILQLGDLVDGFCKRTEEPIDCLNRILDIFDQEQWPVLNVVGNHELYNFEKDSLYKSRLFKNLPSSNKAYYTLSPYQGLTVCVLNTYEISVLGELEGTATYDVAQSFLAERNPNKDKNDPSGLESVDRRFVRFNGAVSKEQLEWLSKELILATKQKENVIVVGHNPIYLPATDSACLCWNYSEILDILSENSVVCYISGHDHDGGYSVDQSGIHHITMPGAIEHPDSYAVGNLLEDSLIIQGRGDMFDVNCPLRFKLKC from the exons ATGCTTGTGACGTGGACTGATACATGTCAGTCGCTTTTTGCTTTTAATCGGTCGAATTTCATTTTTAAGATGCAAACGAATAGTCCAG CAATGAAGACATTATTACGGTTTGGTTTGGTGGCTGACCTCCAGTACGCCAACATTGATAATGCATataattggaataaaacaaagaaacgctattaCAGATCAGCAATTGATCTTTTGGGGAAGGCCATGAAGGACTGGAAACAAAATGACGCCAAATTTATACTTCAGCTTGGTGATTTAGTTGATGGATTCTGTAAACGGACAGAAGAACCAATCGATTGTCTAAATCGTATTTTAGACATATTTGACCAGGAACAATGGCCGGTTTTAAATGTTGTTGGTAACCATGagttatacaattttgaaaaagacAGTTTATACAAATCTAGGTTGTTTAAAAATCTGCCATCTTCTAACAAAGCATATTATACATTATCGCCATATCAAGGGCTTACAGTATGTGTCTTGAACACTTATGAAATATCAGTTCTCGGTGAATTAGAAGGTACAGCAACTTATGATGTAGCTCAATCATTTTTGGCGGAAAGAAATCCGAACAAGGATAAAAATGACCCATCAGGTCTGGAATCAGTTGATAGACGATTTGTACGCTTTAATGGGGCAGTTTCAAAAGAGCAGTTGGAATGGTTGTCTAAAGAGCTGATCTTGgctacaaaacaaaaagaaaatgttattGTCGTTG GCCACAATCCAATTTATTTACCTGCCACAGACAGTGCCTGTTTATGTTGGAACTATAGTGAGATATTAGACATTCTGTCAGAAAACTCAGTGGTTTGTTATATCAGCGGTCATGATCACGATGGCGGTTATTCGGTCGATCAGAGTGGTATACACCATATAACAATGCCTGGAGCTATAGAACACCCAGACTCCTACGCTGTTGGCAACTTGTTAGAAGATTCATTGATCATTCAAGGAAGGGGAGACATGTTTGATGTGAATTGTCCGTTAAGATTTAAATTGAAATGTTGA